TGGTTGCCAACCATAACACCCAGCTAATTGGTGCCATCTGGTTTTATGATGGTAGCCAGCCCAAGTATCAAGTTTGGCAAAAGCAAAACAACCCTAGCGCCAACTTTACATTTTATTGATTCGCTAACCCACTTATCACCTACAGCCATTGCTCTGAGTTTGGAAGAAAGTGTAAAACAAATTCTTTTACCCTTTTACCCCTTTACCAAAGAGCAATGGCATAGTTCCTTCGTACTAGGCCTCCTGCCTAAAAACTCGCCGCTATCGCATCCATGCTAACGTTAAATACCAGCACCCTTTTCTCTTGATCATAAGTTTCAGAAGCGCTTTTTTAGGTCAATAGGTTGAAATTTTAACACCGTAGGTTATAAAAATACCCTCCGTCAGAGCGCATGCGGGGATCTAGCGACATTTTTGGATAAACATAGTCTAATTTAAGCAAAAATCACTGGGTTCCTTCGCAGGAAAAACGGTACTTTTATAACCACTAAATACTACTTAATAACCCGCATTTCTCTTCGACTTTTGGTGAGCTTAATTTAATTAATATTTGTGTAAAAGAGACAGGCCTATATCCTATAGGCATAGCAAAAACGAAGTAATTTGCAATAAGAAGACGCTTAAAACAAATTACGCTGAGTAGATACCCACAAAATTACCTTTATACATTTTCGAGACAATAGCTATGCAAGATAACGAAGAACTCAATGAACTGATTGCTGGATCTGAATTTTTGATGGAAGGGCTGGATAAAGGCTTTTGGCGTTTAATTAAGTTAATCGAGCCAGAAATCTGGACCAATATACCTGGTAGTACCTCAGAGTATGCTTGGGTAGTTGCAATTATGGGCAATTACTGTATCAGTTATGATGATGTTACTAATCATTTTTTTATTGCCAGCTATAGCTTACATGGTGAGCTCAGCACAAAATTACAATACCAACATGAATTGCATTATTTAATACCGCAAATTCTGAATTCACGATATGTGATCAACTAAAAACCTAACTAAAATATTAAACTGTTGAATTGAAAAGCATTCGCCAATTTATAGGGGCAATTTTACAGTGACAAGTCATGTGCTGGCCGAAATAAATTCGGCCTTTAAATTATTCTGAGGTTCTGTTTTTTAATCTTGGACGCTTTTCTATATAGATTATTAATAACCAAAAGATAAACAGTCGGCATCCTTGCATAGTGTTATTTTTAATATTCAATACGCTCTAATGCACAAACACATTAAAAAAGTAATCCCAGTCTTTTTGATATTGTTTTAATTTTCCAATAGTCACTAAATTAAGTTCGGTATCTTTGGTTAATAGCACAGCGCCTTGCTGACTTTTTAAATCGCGCGATAAGGTCATGCCTTCTTCCAGTAACTCAACGGTTAAACAGGTATCGGTATGGTATTCATCAAAGTCCAATAACAAGTCCAGTAATTCTATGTAAGTCGCCAAGGCGGTAGGATCATAATTTTTCGCTTGTGCTTGAATAGCCGCTATGGCTTGGTGTCTAGGAACAGGTGTACCTAAACTGCGGCCAATAATAAACTTGTCAAAGTCATTAACGACGGCCAAAATTCTTGCTGCCATTGGGATTTGCTCTCCCACCAAATGCTCAGGAAATCCACTACCGTCATAATGTTCATATTGATGCTTAACAGCCAAGGAGATCGGCCGTAAGTGCGGCACTTTTTTTAAAATCTCAGCTCCTTTCAATGCATGCATGCGGCTTTTTGTCCGTTGAGCTTTATCCATTTGATCTTCGGTTTGCTTGATCAACTCATCATCCAAAGTCACTTTGCCAATTTCATGCATTAGTCCAGCTAAGTAACAATGGGTAACGGTATGTCTATCCAACCCTAGCTTTTCTGCAAGTAAACGACAATGCGAAGCGACGCGTTTAATGTGACCGGCGTGCTCTTCAGTTACCTCTTCCACGATAAGATTGATCATCTCAATAATATCTTGAAACAACAGGCGTTGTTGGCGCTGCGCCTTTTTTAAGCTTTGCGCATATTTTTGAAGTTTAGCCGTACGATCAGCGACTTTTTTTTCTAGTAATCGGTTTTGCGCTTCAAGCTCGTTGTTTTTTAATTTCACTTCTTCTTGCAATTGGCCCACTGACCGTTTTAATTGGTATTGTTCAACCGCTTGTTCCACCAAATTTTTCAGCTCAACATTTAGCCAAGGTTTAGACACATAATTGGTAATTTTCCCTTGGTTAATCGCTCGAGTCGTATCGTCAACGTCAGAAAAACCGGTTAATAACAAACGGGGAATATCAGGTTTCATCGAATAAGCACTGGCGAGAAATTCGGCTCCTGACATGATGGGCATTTTCATATCAGAAATAATGGCAGCAAATTCATCTTTGGCCAGAGCTTCAAGCGCTTGGCGCGCATCTAAAAAGCAACTAACGTCATACTGACGACGAAACAAGCGCTTTAATGCATCCAAAATGGGTTGTTCATCGTCCACAATCATAATTTTGTTTTTGGCTATCACCTGGGGTTTTAACGCAACATTCATCTAATTACCTCGCTGTATTTGCAAATTGCAAAGCGGTTATTGCAATTTGATCAATATGCTTTAAACATCGCAAATATTGCGCCAGTTTGTGGTTTTCAGCTCAAATACAAGGGTAAAAAATTAGCGAAAGATCCAATCTGTCAACACTGCATATCCGCGCTTTTCTTAAAAATAAAAAGGCGATAAAAATCAAAACCTTGCTATAGTTATAAACAGTAAAACGCAATCGTTATAGATAGAGGGTAAGCCATGAAAGGTTTGGTATTTAATATGTTACAAGAGTATGTTGAGCAGAATGTTGGCTACGAAGCATGGGATAAAGCCATCAATAGTTGTGATTTACCCTCGCAAGGCATTTATATCTCTTCAGAAAGCTATAACGACAGTGAAATATTCAGCTTAGTCGGACACTTATCCGAAGCATTGGCTACCCCTGCAGCTGATTTAGTGCGTAGCTTTGGCCAATTTTTATTTTTTCATTTATTGCCATTAGCCCCGCAAGCAGCAAAAGAGGCTAAAGACTTAAAATCGTTTTTAGTTATGGTAGAAAATATTATTCACGTTGAAGTACTTAAATTGTATCAAGATGCCAATTTACCCTCGTTCGATTATTCATCAAAAAATAGCCAACACATGACCATGGTTTATCGTTCGCCACGTAAGCTTTGCCATCTATCCGAGGGGCTTATTCTTTCGGCCGCAGAACACTTTAAACAAAAAATTAATCTTCACCAAAGCCAGTGTATGCATAGTGGTGCGGAAGCTTGCCATATAGAAATAGAATTTTTATAGTCTTCTCGCTCAGGCCTTATGGTTTATTGTCTGCGCTTACTCACCCCAATCACATAATAGAGCATATGCTCATGGGGTTTCGAAGCTTGCCTACATGGATGTAGGTAAGGAGCGTGAGCAAGGATGCGGTAGCTTTGACGGCTGCCCCTAAAACCTGATCGCTTTGACTATATAAAAAGCGAAATATCGACGTTAACGGAATGATTTATGTCTGATCAACCAAACGAAAAGATCACCGCGCTGGAAAATATTCTTAAGCGCGAACGAGCTGCCCGCAAACAAATAGAACAAAAACTAGAAGAATACTCACGCCAAGCCTATTTCACTAATCAAGAGTTGGAAAATAAAACCAGCCAGACTTTAGCTAAACAAACCCAGCTAGAGTTTTTAACCGGTATTTCTGCCGAAACGTGGAAACAAGACAGTATTGACGCCATCATTCAAAATTACTTAGAGCGCAGCGCAACCTTCCTGCAATATCCGGTCAGTGTATTTTTTCATTTGGGGGCAAATTACAAACTACAAAATATAAAAATAATCGACAAACAAGGCACAAGTAATGCAACGCTAATCAGTGAATTATTTGCTAACCTCGACTGCTTACGCTTAAGTTTAGAACTAGAGCATTCCCGCGAGAGCCAACTTTTACCATTAAACGAATACTTAGATAGCCGGCGCTATCGCTTACCATTTTCGTTTGCTTACTTTGTTCCCCTATATTACCTGAAACAAGACCAGCAAAACGTATTAGGAATAACTTGTTTCTTGTATGCCAATGACGAGCAAATAGATATAGATAAACTGCAAACCATAGAATCAAGCCGCTCAACGCTTACAATGGCACTAGAAAGAAAGCGAGCTGAACAAGCCTTGCAAAGGCAACTAAAACAGTTGCAAGACACCAATAAAACCCTAGAACAAACTCAGCAACAACTAATTGAAACCGAAAAACTGGCTTCTTTAGGATTATTGTCGGCTGGGGTCGCTCATGAAATTAACAACCCTGTTGGCTATGTAACAAGTAATTTGCAAACCATGGCGGAATACGTCGAGCTATTTCAAGATATATTTGCGCCTTTAGAAAATGAAACGACACCTGACTTTGCAAAATTATTAGCTAAATGGCAAGAAGAAGACGGCTCATTTTTATTAGAAGACAGCAAAGAAATACTCACCACCTGCCTTGGCGGCCTCGATCGTATTAAAGAAATTGTCGCTGCTCTGCGGGCATTCTCGCGTATGGACAACCACGAGCTAGAGCCAACCGATATTAATCAAGTACTGACACACGCATTAAAAATGGTACAAAATGAACTTAAGTATGATTATCAAATCATTACCGAATTTAATGCTGAAAAACTAATATTAGGCAGCGAAAGCCAACTACAACAAGTGTTTATCAACTTATTTATTAATGCTAAACACGCAATGCCGGACGGGGGCAAATTAACAATTAAAACCTACCAACAAGGCGGTCGCATTAAAGTCAGTATTAAAGATGAAGGATGCGGAATTAGTGAAGAAAACCAAAAGCACATATTCACCCCGTTCTTCACAACTAAACCTCAAGGTCAAGGCACAGGTTTAGGCTTGTCTATCTCTTACTCAATTTTGCAACAACACCACGCTAAAGTTGAGATCAATAGTGAAATTGATGTTGGGACTGAGTTCATTCTGGCATTTTTTGTGTTTGAATAACCAATACAAGCTTTTTACTAAATAATTAACTAAAACGCGAAATCCGCTTATTGCTATTTTACTCATTAGCAATTTGCTAATGGCATTGTTGCATTTATTTGCATTTCGCAAACTCTATTCCCACATTCCATTTCCCACCCTGCTAAAAAACATATAACTTACTGTTTTTATTGAATTTAAATCATTTGGCACTTTATTCGCTATATCTGCTGTGTAACCAAGAATAATCGGATTGCCGACAATTAAAGAGGTGAAAATTATGTGTGGTATTTATGCAGCAGTAAGCACAACGTCAATCGTTAATGAGCTAATTTCAGGCTTAGACAATTTATCGTACCGCGGTTATGACTCAGCCGGTATCGCCGTCTATGATGGCGAACAAATTTCCCGCCGACGTGCACAAGGTAAATTATCTGAATTAGCGAGTTTACTATGCCGCGCCCCCGTTAGCGGTGCAATTGGTATTGCTCATACTCGTTGGGCAACGCACGGCTTACCTAACGAAACCAATGCTCATCCACACATGACAGCCAAAGTCGCAGTTGTTCACAACGGTATTATTGAAAACTACCCTCAACTACGCAAACAACTACAAAATGACGGCTATGTATTTGAGAGTGAAACCGATAGCGAAACCATCCCACTTCTTATCACACAATATTTAGATAAGGGCGAAACACCAGAAACAGCCATGTTAAAAACCATTAGCCAACTTGAAGGTAGCTTTGCACTAGTGGCTATTTTTCAACAGAGTCCTGACGAACTGTTTGCTGCAAGACAAGGAAGTCCTTTAGTCATAGGGCAAGCCGAACAAGGTTTCTATATTTCGTCTGACGAAAATGCCTTACCGGCCGAGATCCAAGCCAGTTGTTTTTTAGAGGATGGAGACTTAGCTCGCATTACCCAACAACAACTCACTATTAGTAATTTTTCAGGTCAAACCCTACAGCGAGCCTTAATTGCTCGCCAAGGGCAAAGCTCAGAAAGCAGTAAAAACGGCTTCAAGCACTTCATGTTAAAAGAGATCCACGAGCAGCCTCAAGTATTCAAGCGCACGCTACAACACTACATTGGTGGTCATCATCAAGATGATTCACTACTGCAATTAGCGCCAATCAGTCATTTAACCAACAACATTAGTCGCATGACTATTGTCGCTTGTGGTACATCTTACTATGCGGGCATGGTTGCCAAATATTGGATAGAGTCAATTGCGGGGGTACCGGTAGATTTAGACGTTGCTTCTGAGTATCGCTACCGTAAAACACCGGTTACCTATCAAAGCGCCGCTTTATTTATTTCACAAAGTGGTGAAACTGCAGATACCCTAGCTGCACTGCGCCATGCTAAACAACAAGGGCAAACGTGCTTCAGCATTGTTAACGTGACCAATAGCACAATGGCCAATGAAAGCGACGTAGTATTGCCAATATTAGCCGGTCGTGAAATCGGGGTTGCATCAACCAAAGCGTTTACTGCACAACTGGCAGCATTACTTGTGGTAACCATTCAACTTGCACGGCAAAACGGTTTAATGACCTATAAAGACGAGCACCTTTTACTGTCACAACTCGACAATATTGATGCTGTTATCGAAGGTGTACTCAGCCAAAGCCATATTATTAAAGATATCGCTAAATCAATTTGCGACTCAAGCAACGCCCTGTTTATGGGCCGAGGTATTGCCTTTCCTTTAGCGTTAGAAGGCGCCTTAAAATTAAAAGAAATCAGCTATATTCACGCCGAAGCTTACCCAGCAGGTGAATTAAAGCATGGCCCTATAGCGCTTGTAGACAAAGACATGCCCATTATCGTGGTTGCACCAAGTAACGAATTATTTAGCAAAACATTATCTAACTTACGCGAAGTAGCTTCGCGTGGTGCGCGCATCATATTACTCAGTGATAAAAACGGCTTAAACCAAGCTGAACACTTTATCGAACAAGGTTACGAGCTACCGGATATGCCTGAGTTAATGCAGCCAATCGCTTACAACATTCCTATGCAATTATTAGCCTACTACGTGGCTACCTTACGCGGAACCGATGTCGACCAACCGCGTAATTTAGCCAAATCGGTCACCGTAGAATAATTGCCGCCACTCAAAGGAGCTAACACTATGACAACCTTAACTTTGCAAAAAGCAAAACGCTGGCTTAAAGCCAGCGACACCCCACTGGCACGTCATTTATTTAATGCTGCTAAAGCCTGTATCCATTTTGAGCTGCCTAATGTTCGCTGGTTTTACGGCAGCTTATTCGCGAGTCACAAGTTAGTGACTAATAGCTTGGCTGCTCTTATGCGCATAATCTATTGGACTCCTTTATTCAAAAGCCAAACGCTCACTACAGGAAAACGCTTATATCTATATGGCGGCCTACCTTTTATGAGCGGTGGCGTGCAAGTGTCATTGGGTGATGATTGTCGAGTATCAGGCCAAACCACTTTTAGTGGTCGGGTTCACGGCGAATATCCAGCACAACTGATTGTAGGCGACAACGTTGATATAGGTTGGATGACCACAATTGCTTGCGGTCGCAAAGTCGCAATTGGCAACAACGTTCGCATCGCTGGTCGAGCATTTTTAGCAGGTTACCCCGGCCACCCAATTGATGCCCAGCAGCGCGCAGCAGGATCACCAGAAACCGAAGACCAAGTGGGCGATATTATTCTTGAAGACGATGTGTGGTTAGCAACCGGCGTATCAGTTATGGCCGGCGTTACTATAGGAAAAGGCACAATTGTTGCAGCAGGTAGTGTAGTGACCAAAAGCTTGCCTGCCAATGTATTGGCCGGCGGAGTGCCAGCAAAGGTCATTAAGACATTGTAACCAGTTTCATATGTTGTCTGATTTGTTGTCTCATTCGTTGTCTCATTTATAAAAAAGGGCGTTGTCATGAAAAACAAAGATTTAATTGTATTTGGCGAAGACTGGGGTGGCTTGCCCAGTAGTACACAGCACTTAATTAACATTCTGGCGCAAGATCGCAAAGTACTATGGATTAACTCGATTGGCTTACGTCAGCCACAATTATCTTTGCATGATATTAAACGAGCAACAGGTAAATTGACTCAGTTTATTAGTAATCAGATCAACCGTTTAGCTAATCAAACTCAACCGCAAGCCACTGCAAGTGAAAGCGATAATATACGGGTAATTAATCCTGCGACTATCCCTGCACCGCGTTCAAAAAACGCGCGTTTTATCGCAAAGCACTTATTAATAAAACAAATAAAGCCTGTTGTTGAAGAAATGCAGCTCAACGAGCCTGTGTTGTGGATATCACTACCCACCGCAGTTGACGTAATAGGACATCTCAACGAATCAGCCGTCGTCTACTATTGTGGTGATGATTTTTCTGCGCTGGCGGGCGTTGATCATTCAACCATTGCAAAACGCGAAGCTGAGTTAGTCAACAAAGCCGATTTAATCCTCACCGCCAGTCAAGCGTTAGCAAAAAAATTTCCTGCACACAAAACCAGCTGTATCGAGCATGGTGTTGATTTAAATTTATTTAGCACGCCAGTTACTCGAGCTTCTGACTTGCCTAACGATGGCAAACCAATCGCTGGTTTTTATGGCAGCATAAACGAATGGTTAGATACAAGCTTACTTATCGACACCGCCAAGCTAATGCCAAACTGGCACTTTGTATTAATCGGTAAACACCACATAGACACAAGCGAACTAAACGCAATCAAAAATATAACGCTTTTACCGCCCAAAGCGCATCACGAGCTGCCCAGTTATAGCCAACACTGGACTGTGTCACTGTTACCTTTTGTCTTAAACGAGCAAATATCCGCCTGTAATCCGTTAAAACTCACCGAGTATTTAGCGGCTGGTAAACCCGTAATTGCCACGGCATTTAATGCCAGTTTGGCTTATACAGGCTTTGTACAAATTATCAAAAATCCTTATGAGCTAGCCAAAGCCTTAATGGTCAGTTACGACGAACAACAACAACCTGAGTTTGCCAATTGCTTGTATCAACGTATTGCTCATAAAAGTTGGCAGCATCAAGCAAGCAAAGTCAATCAACTATTGGGGGCGATATGAAACCACTATCATATCAACTGTATTACATATTAGCGGGTGCATGGCGCCAGCGTTATATTATTGTGATCCCCATGCTGTTTTTACCCATCATGGGTGCTTTTGTCAGTATGACAAGTGCTAAACAATATAAAGCCCATACCAGCATGTTGATCCAAGAAACCGCTAAAATGAACCCGTTCTTGGAAGACTTAGCAGTTTCGACCATGTTAAAAGATCGCATGGCAGCCCTAACCACCCTGTTACACAGTCGGCATATCCTGCAATCTGTAGCGCTAGAGCGAGGTTTAATCGATCAGCATACAAGTGAAAGTGAACGCGATGCCATTGTAGGCTATTTATCTAGCCGTTTGACCATGATAATGGCCGGTAAAGACCTCATAAAAATAGAATTAAAAGCCAACTCACCAGCCGGTATGAAAGAAACGCTAACCTCAGTTAGTCGGCATTTTGTTGAGCAATTATTAGCACCTGAGCGTTCATCGATTCGTGATTCGGCTTATTTTTTAGAAAAGCACCTAGAGCAGCGCCGCGTTGAGTTAGATACAGCCGAAAATGCCTTAGCTGAATTTCGTAATGAACATGCCTACGCTTTACCCGAAATGCACACTAATAATGTCAGCCGCCTCAATAGCTTGCGCCAAGACTTATCAGAGCGCGAGGCTGAATTAGCCGGCAAAAAGCGTAGTTTAGGCGGTATTAGCCAGCAACTCAGTAAAACAAATCCGGTCATTGGCCGTATCGAGCAACAGATTATTCGCATTCGAGGTGAACTCGCGTTACTCAACACTCGCTATACTGCAAAACACAGTAAAGTGGTTGCGGCTAACCGTAAATTGCGCCGATTAGAAGCTGAACGCCAAGCCATTCTAGCGGCTACGGATGAAAGCCAAGCCAGTATTAATACCGATCAATTATGGGATATCGCCAGTAATGTTCAAATACCGGCCGGTTCGAATCAGCAGCCATTATTGATAAGTCAATTAGAAAGCCTGCAAGCAACCCGCAGTAAAGTCGCCGGTTTAGAAGAAGAAACCAAATGGCTTAAACAAATGATATCTCAACTCGAGCCACAGGTATCCGCCTATGGTCAACATGAGCATCAACTCAAAAAGCTAGAGCGTGATTTAAATGTTAAACGTGACCTTTATGAGGAACTATTACAACGTTACGAAATGGCACAAGTAACAGGTTCACTCAGTAAATTTGAAGAAAATAAGCGGATCAAAGTAATCGATCGGCCTTTTACGCCATCAGCACCTTCCAACTTACCGCTATTAATATTTGTCTTAGGCGGGTTATTTGGCGGATTGTTCTTTGGTTGTGGTTTAGCTTTAGTATTTGAACTAAGTGATACGGCTATTCGCCGAGCTGACAAACTAGAAGCGTTAACCGGCGTACCGGTATTGACCAGGCTACCTTTTACTAGCCAGCCTAGTACTAACCAGCCCTGTACTAGCCAGCCTTTTACCAGCACGCCGTAAAATAATTTAACAAGATTAAAATCTATCGTTAAACCTCAAAAAGCCAGCACTACACACTGGCTTTCCCTCTATTTTTTTCATCTGTGCTTTTTCACCTATCTCTTATCGGTTATTTGATTTCACTTGCTTGGTGTTTGGGCTTGTCATTCCTTACTTTTGGTATTCATATATAGTCAAAGCGATCAGGTTTTAGGGGCAGCTTCCGCATCCTGCTCACGCTAAGTACTTACATCCATGTAAGCAAAGCCGTCAAAGCTACCGCGTCCTGCTCTCGCCCCTTACCAGCATCCATGCTGGCAAGCTTCGAGACCCCATGAGCATATGCTCTATTATGTGATTGGGGCTGCCTAAAAGGATTTAGGTATTAGGACGACGCAGGAGCCAAAGTCGAGAGTAAGCGCTGACAATGAACCATAAGGCCTGAGCGAGAAGACTATAACTCAACAAAACCATCCTTGGCATTAAAGGCGAATAAGTTGGCAAGTTTTTCGCAATATCCCGTATAGCTTTTGTTTTTAGCAATTACGGAGTTGCAATATGCAAATCACAGTTCAAGTTGTACAGCGATTAAGCCCAGGTGGAATAGAGACAATGGCGCTCGATTTAGCCAATTCACAAGCCGCTGACCAGCAGCAGGCTAACTATATTATTAGTTTAGAAGGCAACTTATCTGAACTCATTAAAGATTGGCCTAAATTAAAACCGTATCGTCAGCAAATTATTTGCTTAAACAAACCGCAAGGCTGGTCCTACACCACAGTTAAACAGTTACATCAATTGCTGTTATTGCTAAAAGCCAATTGTGTTCACACCCATCACATAGGCCCGCTCATTTATGGTGGCCTTGCTGCACGCTTAGCCGGTATTCGTCACTTAATTCATACCGAACACGATGCATGGCATTTGCAGAATACTAAACGTCGTTGGTTACAAAACTGCATTTTGCAAATCACGCGACCGACTTTTGTCGCCGACTCAAACCTGGTTGCACAACAAGCTAAGCAATTACTTAATTATCAAAACATTAAAGTCATCTATAACGGTATCGACACCTCGCGTTTCACGTTTGGCGCTAAGCAAGCGGCACGTGAGCAATTTAACTTACCATCAAATGTCAGTTTAATCGGTTGTGCGGGACGCCTTGAAGCGGTTAAAGGCCAAGCAGTATTAATTGATGCCTTAAGCCAATTGCCTGAACACATTCATTTAGCCATTGCTGGGCAAGGTTCGTGTTTAGAAAAATTACAGCAACAAACTCAACGCCTCGGTCTGAGTCAGCGTGTTCATTTTGTCGGTTTAATCGACGATATGCCGCGTTTTTATCAGTCTCTCGATGTGTTTTGTTTACCTTCATTTAACGAAGGTTTTCCATTGGCTGCACTTGAAGCCCAAGCCTGCGGTATTCCTGTTGTCATGACGAAAACCGGTGCCACTAGCGAAGCGATTTGTCCAGAGTTTAGTCAATTAGTCCCCCCTGGTGACAGTTTAGACATGGCCAAAGCATTAAACGAGCTGATCACAAGGCTAAACGACTTCAATCCAGATAGTGTCGATGCCAATACTCGGGCGCAAATAAAAACCATTGCCGAAACGCACCGCCAGTTTGTCATGAAGTTTGCGTCTCTTAAACAAATGCTTAGCGCCTATCAAGCGTTAAAAGCCTAAACCACAGAGACTATATTTGTTGAGGTTAATTATGTTGCTATCTACTATCAATACATTTATTACTATCATGACAAATTTGGCCATAGCCTTGGTGCTTTATCATCACATTGGCTACCCATTATGGCTAAAGCGCCAAGGGCAAAAGTTAAAAAGTAATATTAAACGTACCGACAAACCAAGCCGAGCCTATCTAACATCTCAACAAGATAAGGATTTACCCAGTATTACGTTAATTATGCCGGCGTACAATGAACAAGCTTGTATAGCCGACAAACTGCGCAACCTTGCCTGTTTAGACTATCCAGCCAATAAACTTAATATTGTCATTGGCTGTGACGGTTGCACCGATAATACAGTTGAAGTGATTCGCGCTGTGATGCAAGAAACCAGCGTGGCCGATCTCAATGTGCAATTAATTGAATTTAGCGAAAACCGAGGGAAAGTCGCGGTTTTAAATGAGTTAATACCAAATGCCACTGGCGAGTTAGTCGCCCTATCTGACATTTCAGCCTTGCTATCTATTGATGCACTACTAACCGCAGCGCAACAGTTTAAGCAACAAGAGATTGGCGTTTTAACCGGACATTACCAATTTTTAAACCCAGGATCTGAGGGAGAAAAACAATACTGGCAATATCAATCCAATGTCAAAGCACTTGAAGCACAACAAGGCGCGACAATAGGTGTACATGGCGCGTTTTATCTATTTCGTCGCTCTTTATTCCAACCTTTAGCACCAGACACCATTAACGACGACTTTATCTTACCCATGCAAATTGTCGAACAAGGTTTTAAAGCACAATACAGCCAACAGATAAACGCAATCGAGTTAGAAAGTGCCAAATTAGCCACAGATCATAAACGCCGTCGCCGTATTGCTGCGGGCAATATGCAACAGCTTTGGCGTTTACGCGGATTACTGCACCCTAAGCACAAAGGCGTAGCATTTAATTTTGCATCAGGTAAAGCGCTGCGCAGCATCATGCCTTTTTTATTATTAATCAGCTTATGCGGAAGCTTATGGCTTAGCTCGGCAAGTATTGGGTTTTTATTAGCTTTTGTCGGTCAAGCGAGTGTTTATGCTGTTGCGCTAATCACGCTATTACTCAAACCTAACCAACGCCCAAAAGTATTAGCCACTATCGCCTACATCGTCAGCGGTTATACCGGCAGTTTAATCGGCGCTTGTCGCTATTTAATCGGCCTTGAAAAGGGTCGTTGGCACAAAATTAGCTAAGGTCTTTGTTACCTAGTGGCTTTATAGGCCCGCGCTTTAAACAAGATATTATATTTGCAAAACGGCTATGCAATTTGCAAAACGAATTTAAAATTACCCGAGGCTAACTTATGAACAGCAAAATTTATTTCAAAACTAATACAAGAGCCAATTCAAGTACCAATACCGTAACTAATACCCGCAAGTCGAGTACTCAGGCTAGCCTAAACCAGAGTACCAACGTGCAATCGAACTACGATTTTAGTGCCATCGACCCACTGACAAAAAACTGTAAAAGAAGCTTTGATATTGCCGTGGCCCTATTGGCATTAATCATTACTTTACCCTTATTTCCTCTAATTGCACTGGCAATCGCGTTAGAA
This genomic window from Saccharobesus litoralis contains:
- a CDS encoding heme NO-binding domain-containing protein, whose translation is MKGLVFNMLQEYVEQNVGYEAWDKAINSCDLPSQGIYISSESYNDSEIFSLVGHLSEALATPAADLVRSFGQFLFFHLLPLAPQAAKEAKDLKSFLVMVENIIHVEVLKLYQDANLPSFDYSSKNSQHMTMVYRSPRKLCHLSEGLILSAAEHFKQKINLHQSQCMHSGAEACHIEIEFL
- the glmS gene encoding glutamine--fructose-6-phosphate transaminase (isomerizing), which translates into the protein MCGIYAAVSTTSIVNELISGLDNLSYRGYDSAGIAVYDGEQISRRRAQGKLSELASLLCRAPVSGAIGIAHTRWATHGLPNETNAHPHMTAKVAVVHNGIIENYPQLRKQLQNDGYVFESETDSETIPLLITQYLDKGETPETAMLKTISQLEGSFALVAIFQQSPDELFAARQGSPLVIGQAEQGFYISSDENALPAEIQASCFLEDGDLARITQQQLTISNFSGQTLQRALIARQGQSSESSKNGFKHFMLKEIHEQPQVFKRTLQHYIGGHHQDDSLLQLAPISHLTNNISRMTIVACGTSYYAGMVAKYWIESIAGVPVDLDVASEYRYRKTPVTYQSAALFISQSGETADTLAALRHAKQQGQTCFSIVNVTNSTMANESDVVLPILAGREIGVASTKAFTAQLAALLVVTIQLARQNGLMTYKDEHLLLSQLDNIDAVIEGVLSQSHIIKDIAKSICDSSNALFMGRGIAFPLALEGALKLKEISYIHAEAYPAGELKHGPIALVDKDMPIIVVAPSNELFSKTLSNLREVASRGARIILLSDKNGLNQAEHFIEQGYELPDMPELMQPIAYNIPMQLLAYYVATLRGTDVDQPRNLAKSVTVE
- a CDS encoding sensor histidine kinase, translated to MSDQPNEKITALENILKRERAARKQIEQKLEEYSRQAYFTNQELENKTSQTLAKQTQLEFLTGISAETWKQDSIDAIIQNYLERSATFLQYPVSVFFHLGANYKLQNIKIIDKQGTSNATLISELFANLDCLRLSLELEHSRESQLLPLNEYLDSRRYRLPFSFAYFVPLYYLKQDQQNVLGITCFLYANDEQIDIDKLQTIESSRSTLTMALERKRAEQALQRQLKQLQDTNKTLEQTQQQLIETEKLASLGLLSAGVAHEINNPVGYVTSNLQTMAEYVELFQDIFAPLENETTPDFAKLLAKWQEEDGSFLLEDSKEILTTCLGGLDRIKEIVAALRAFSRMDNHELEPTDINQVLTHALKMVQNELKYDYQIITEFNAEKLILGSESQLQQVFINLFINAKHAMPDGGKLTIKTYQQGGRIKVSIKDEGCGISEENQKHIFTPFFTTKPQGQGTGLGLSISYSILQQHHAKVEINSEIDVGTEFILAFFVFE
- a CDS encoding HD domain-containing phosphohydrolase, yielding MNVALKPQVIAKNKIMIVDDEQPILDALKRLFRRQYDVSCFLDARQALEALAKDEFAAIISDMKMPIMSGAEFLASAYSMKPDIPRLLLTGFSDVDDTTRAINQGKITNYVSKPWLNVELKNLVEQAVEQYQLKRSVGQLQEEVKLKNNELEAQNRLLEKKVADRTAKLQKYAQSLKKAQRQQRLLFQDIIEMINLIVEEVTEEHAGHIKRVASHCRLLAEKLGLDRHTVTHCYLAGLMHEIGKVTLDDELIKQTEDQMDKAQRTKSRMHALKGAEILKKVPHLRPISLAVKHQYEHYDGSGFPEHLVGEQIPMAARILAVVNDFDKFIIGRSLGTPVPRHQAIAAIQAQAKNYDPTALATYIELLDLLLDFDEYHTDTCLTVELLEEGMTLSRDLKSQQGAVLLTKDTELNLVTIGKLKQYQKDWDYFFNVFVH
- a CDS encoding acyltransferase, which codes for MTTLTLQKAKRWLKASDTPLARHLFNAAKACIHFELPNVRWFYGSLFASHKLVTNSLAALMRIIYWTPLFKSQTLTTGKRLYLYGGLPFMSGGVQVSLGDDCRVSGQTTFSGRVHGEYPAQLIVGDNVDIGWMTTIACGRKVAIGNNVRIAGRAFLAGYPGHPIDAQQRAAGSPETEDQVGDIILEDDVWLATGVSVMAGVTIGKGTIVAAGSVVTKSLPANVLAGGVPAKVIKTL